One window from the genome of Garra rufa chromosome 1, GarRuf1.0, whole genome shotgun sequence encodes:
- the LOC141327421 gene encoding G-protein coupled receptor family C group 5 member B, translating to MELLVRVQSWNGSRPVGCGSALAPEYWPLCDVWGIAVQAVSGAGFVSCVVLMLVLLLRMACVSRRRSGTPALLLFLLATAGIFALPYSFIISLSPRTCPVRVFAFGVLFGVAFASLLARGLALLGVALARGWREVGVAVGLALVQVIVATEWLLVVLVQDKRTCQFSQSEFAMLQIYVMVLLAAALMTALRFLRHTCVTYSYSYTGRTRRQNKLQAALLVLTLLLSSCLWLVWITLLTYGNHAMGRSPLWDEPVICVALTANGWVLLLGHGFTQVCFTCKRNARPKDPPLDFTGWTSPREQPAAPPDLKTGTDNDGFQADADGRRGNREIRQICL from the coding sequence ATGGAGCTTCTGGTCCGGGTTCAGAGCTGGAACGGCTCCCGTCCGGTGGGCTGCGGCTCCGCACTGGCTCCAGAGTACTGGCCGCTGTGTGACGTGTGGGGGATCGCGGTCCAGGCCGTGTCCGGCGCGGGGTTCGTGAGCTGCGTGGTGCTGATGCTGGTTCTGCTGCTGCGGATGGCGTGTGTGTCTCGTCGGCGGTCCGGCACGCCGGCGCTGCTGCTCTTCCTGTTGGCCACGGCCGGCATATTTGCCCTTCCCTACTCCTTCATCATCTCTCTGTCCCCGCGGACATGTCCTGTGCGGGTGTTTGCGTTCGGCGTGTTGTTCGGCGTGGCGTTCGCCTCTCTACTTGCGCGCGGTCTGGCTCTGCTGGGCGTGGCTCTGGCGCGCGGGTGGAGGGAGGTGGGTGTGGCCGTGGGGCTAGCGCTGGTGCAGGTGATCGTAGCAACAGAGTGGCTGCTGGTGGTGCTGGTGCAGGACAAGAGGACGTGCCAGTTTTCACAGTCAGAGTTTGCCATGCTACAGATTTACGTGATGGTCCTGTTAGCCGCGGCGCTGATGACGGCGCTCCGCTTCCTCCGGCACACGTGCGTCACCTACAGCTACAGCTACACCGGACGGACGCGTCGGCAGAACAAACTGCAGGCGGCGCTGCTGGTCCTGACGCTGCTGCTGAGCTCCTGCCTGTGGCTCGTCTGGATCACGCTCCTCACGTACGGGAACCACGCCATGGGCCGCAGCCCGCTCTGGGACGAGCCCGTGATCTGCGTGGCGCTGACCGCTAACGGCTGGGTGCTGCTGCTGGGACATGGCTTCACTCAGGTCTGCTTCACCTGCAAGCGCAACGCTCGTCCGAAAGATCCGCCGCTGGACTTCACGGGCTGGACGAGCCCCAGGGAGCAACCGGCGGCTCCGCCGGACCTGAAAACTGGCACCGACAACGACGGCTTCCAGGCAGATGCGGACGGGAGGAGAGGTAACAGAGAAATCAGACAAATCTGTTTGTGA